The genomic interval AGATACGAGCGCCTCCTTACTGGCTTCGACGGCGCTAAGCACAAGTTTGTGGGCGACAAAGGCTTTATCGCGATCTTCGACCTGAGCTTTGATTAACTGAGCTATAGCTGCTTCAGGCTTTTCCGGTACAAGTGCTTTGGCTCGTGCTGAGGTAAGCGCCTTCATGTCATCGGTCACTGTGCTGAAGACCTCAAGACCAGAGCCTTGGCTCACAAAAAATGGGGTTTGGTCTGGGTCTGATACGAAAGCATCAGCCAATGCAGCCTGTATATCCCGGTAGAGAACCGAGCCATCTTCCTTGGACAGTGCTGCATCAATCCATTTCTTTGTGAAGAAACTTTCGCTTGCGGACGCGTATGAATTTTGGTCTTGCCGACTGGAAGCCATGCAGATAAATGAACCCAGCGAGCTCTTGCTGAGTGCTTTTTCGAAACCTGCACTTGCGTCCTTTATGTAGGGTGATCCGGACTGGCAAGCGTCGATTACCTTTACTGCAACAGCCGGTCTGACACTGCGGAGCAGGTCATCCAGCTCAGCGTTGCTCACGGATGTTGTGGCGGGCCGATTTGAGTCATAGTCAGAGCAGCAAAGCATCGCGTCGTTTTGATACACGCCGTGGCCAGAGAAGTATACGAAGACCTCTTCAATTCCCCCTACCAATTGGTATTTAGCGAAGAACTGACGAAGTGCATCCTTGACTTGACTTGCGTTCGTGTTGTCAACGACAAGTTGGATGTCGTCGTATTTTTTCGTGGCGGCCAGGAGCCGTCTCATGTTTTCGGCATCAAGCCCGCAGGCGGGTAGCGAGGATTCGGACTTATACTTTGCGATGCCAATGAGTATTGCGATGTTCATCGTTGAGCTTCTCCAACTGCGAAACTTACCGCCCAACGTTCCGGTTGAGCCGCCGGAGGGGCGCGTAGCGACCCGAAGGTCGGCTCGAATCGGTGGTTAGAACTATTCGTCATTACCCTCACCGAGATTTAGCATTTGAGATACCTGCTTGTCAGCAAGATTGATAGCGCGGCGAAACACCGACAACAGCAGCTTGGTTTTCATTACCTTATTTCCCTGCGTCCGCTGTTCCAGTAATGCGTCTTGTGACGGTGACAAGCCTAGAACCTTTGTCAGCTGTCCAGAAGCTTCGCCACAGAACTCAATTTGTGCCCGCGTTAGGTTCAGCTGCTCTTTTGCGAGGTTGATTTTTGAAAGATCGAGCTCGACCGACCTCCTTTGAATATTGCGATAGAGCTCGTGGGCGGCATTTATTGAGACGCACAAGGCCTTAACGAAACCTGCCACAGCGAGAGCAGCACCTGCAATTGCAGAAATTTCAATGAACCCCGGTGATGCGTATTGAATGCGCAGGACCTTTGGCCGGCTGGGCGGGGGGATATTGTGGAAAAGTTGGCTAAAAAAATTGACGGTACTAAAGCCGCCACGCCAGGGAAACTTCCCATATATATATTCAATTTCAGACACTCGGTGAGCGGGAAGTTCATCTGATAGGGAATAGGCGAAGCCATAGAGCTGGATATAGTCTCGTGTCATTTCCATTAGCTCTTCGAAGTCCCAGCGACCATAGAGAGCCAGTTTTGCAGTTTTCTCTTGTTTCGCCATAAAGATTCTCAGATGGTTCTGTTAGTTCAAGACGTCAGTATACGGACATCAAGGTCCTGAAATTCTATATTGATCTTGACGCCATGATGCCACT from Candidatus Zixiibacteriota bacterium carries:
- a CDS encoding caspase family protein, with the translated sequence MNIAILIGIAKYKSESSLPACGLDAENMRRLLAATKKYDDIQLVVDNTNASQVKDALRQFFAKYQLVGGIEEVFVYFSGHGVYQNDAMLCCSDYDSNRPATTSVSNAELDDLLRSVRPAVAVKVIDACQSGSPYIKDASAGFEKALSKSSLGSFICMASSRQDQNSYASASESFFTKKWIDAALSKEDGSVLYRDIQAALADAFVSDPDQTPFFVSQGSGLEVFSTVTDDMKALTSARAKALVPEKPEAAIAQLIKAQVEDRDKAFVAHKLVLSAVEASKEALVSSGIAEPLVQNFYVKSVKTDVKLPSIPKARSVAAFAEEQSWAKRYFVKVNKESYQERTPKDPLGMLSIGLGRRLLSGGMSDDDFVVVTRQRPSTLESTETLPLEVAELSFISDHPSLPAFLIYIGLVHSLTEVMVLSATVRLSQRGWDSRTPELSDVQWRYQAQAWADVVKDPGLIWRDAQTRGETDIRTYLESLLPKSETSVEATPAAGEVVGDSKPTA